A stretch of the Sphingomonas sp. CL5.1 genome encodes the following:
- the purE gene encoding 5-(carboxyamino)imidazole ribonucleotide mutase translates to MAHVGIIMGSTSDWETMRHAADVLDALGVDHETRVVSAHRTPQRLYDYASGAAARGIRVIIAGAGGAAHLPGMAASMTHLPVLGVPVESKALNGMDSLLSIVQMPGGIPVGTLAIGKAGATNAGLLAAAILALGDAGLEARLKAWRQAQTDGVADAPQ, encoded by the coding sequence ATGGCGCACGTCGGCATCATCATGGGCTCCACCTCCGACTGGGAGACGATGCGGCACGCCGCCGACGTGCTGGACGCGCTGGGCGTCGACCACGAGACCCGCGTCGTTTCCGCGCATCGCACGCCGCAGCGGCTCTACGATTACGCCAGCGGCGCGGCGGCGCGCGGCATCCGTGTCATCATCGCGGGCGCGGGCGGGGCGGCGCACCTGCCGGGCATGGCGGCGTCGATGACGCATCTGCCGGTGCTGGGCGTGCCGGTCGAATCCAAGGCGTTGAACGGCATGGATAGCCTGCTGTCGATCGTGCAGATGCCGGGCGGCATCCCGGTCGGCACGCTCGCGATCGGCAAGGCGGGGGCGACCAACGCGGGGCTGCTCGCCGCCGCGATCCTCGCGCTCGGCGACGCCGGGCTGGAGGCGCGGCTCAAGGCGTGGCGGCAGGCGCAGACCGACGGCGTGGCCGACGCGCCGCAATGA